In one Neobacillus sp. CF12 genomic region, the following are encoded:
- a CDS encoding glycine betaine ABC transporter substrate-binding protein: MRKKWMVTLSAALLSVGLAACGSDKTNNEEGTVGEMVDYEIIGIDPGAGLMKASAKVMEEYALEDWTLVEGSSAAMTAALKKAYEKEEPIIVTGWTPHWKFASFDLKYLEDSKGVFGKDENIHSIARNGLKEDLPGAYQVLDQFTWSPDDMNIVMNDIVNGKDPEAAAAKWVEDNADKVAEWTGGVEKASGEKIKLGYVAWDSEIASTNVIGKVLTDLGYDVTLTQVEAGPMWTGVADGSLDAHVAGWLPSTHADYYDKYQGEFEDLGENLKGTKLGLVVPAYMDIDSIEDLKE, encoded by the coding sequence ATGAGGAAAAAATGGATGGTAACATTATCGGCAGCGCTGCTAAGTGTAGGTCTTGCTGCATGTGGTTCAGACAAAACAAATAATGAAGAAGGCACAGTAGGTGAAATGGTAGATTACGAGATAATCGGGATAGATCCGGGTGCTGGTTTAATGAAGGCTTCTGCCAAAGTGATGGAGGAATACGCTTTAGAGGATTGGACCCTTGTTGAAGGATCCAGTGCCGCAATGACTGCTGCATTAAAAAAGGCATATGAAAAAGAAGAGCCTATTATTGTTACGGGCTGGACTCCGCACTGGAAATTCGCTTCCTTTGATTTAAAATATTTAGAGGATTCAAAAGGCGTTTTTGGCAAAGATGAAAACATTCATAGTATCGCACGAAATGGCTTAAAAGAAGATCTTCCTGGTGCCTATCAAGTTCTTGATCAGTTTACTTGGTCACCTGATGATATGAATATTGTTATGAATGATATCGTCAACGGAAAAGATCCTGAAGCTGCAGCTGCTAAGTGGGTAGAGGACAATGCTGATAAAGTTGCTGAATGGACAGGTGGAGTTGAGAAGGCATCTGGTGAAAAAATCAAACTTGGTTACGTTGCATGGGATAGCGAAATTGCCAGTACAAATGTAATCGGTAAAGTGCTCACCGATTTAGGCTATGACGTAACACTTACTCAAGTAGAAGCCGGACCCATGTGGACGGGTGTTGCGGATGGAAGTCTAGATGCTCACGTGGCAGGATGGCTGCCATCTACACATGCTGATTACTATGATAAGTACCAGGGTGAGTTTGAAGATTTGGGTGAAAACCTAAAAGGTACAAAACTAGGATTGGTTGTTCCAGCATACATGGATATTGATTCGATTGAGGATTTAAAAGAATAA
- a CDS encoding proline/glycine betaine ABC transporter permease yields the protein MEQWLPKLPIAVWVDDFVNWLTTNLEVAFDGVTTILESVVEGMVAGFGFIPSYVFIILLTLLAWKVSNKGIGLFTLIGLFLVDNLGYWDPMLETLALVLTAVFISILLGIPMGIWASQKQMVKNIVVPVLDFMQTMPAFVYLIPAIFFFNIGVVPGVVASVIFAMPPTIRLTILGIQQVPSDIIEATEAFGSTTSQRLLKVQLPLAMPTIMAGINQSIMLALSMVVIASMVGAPGLGADVYRAVTQIQIGKGFEAGLSIVVIAIILDRITQNIGKSKKQGGTV from the coding sequence ATGGAACAATGGCTCCCGAAACTCCCAATAGCTGTTTGGGTAGATGATTTTGTTAATTGGCTGACCACAAACTTAGAGGTAGCTTTTGATGGGGTCACCACCATTTTAGAGTCGGTAGTTGAAGGAATGGTGGCTGGATTTGGTTTTATACCATCCTATGTATTTATTATTCTATTAACTCTGCTTGCTTGGAAGGTGTCGAATAAAGGCATTGGTCTATTTACATTGATTGGTTTATTTCTAGTAGATAACCTTGGTTACTGGGATCCAATGCTTGAGACACTTGCACTTGTGTTAACCGCTGTATTTATCTCCATTCTATTAGGGATTCCAATGGGGATATGGGCTTCACAAAAACAAATGGTAAAGAATATTGTTGTACCCGTTCTTGACTTTATGCAAACCATGCCTGCGTTTGTCTACTTAATTCCTGCTATTTTCTTTTTTAATATCGGTGTTGTTCCAGGAGTCGTGGCGTCTGTCATTTTTGCCATGCCGCCGACCATTCGCTTAACCATCCTAGGTATTCAACAAGTACCTTCAGATATCATTGAAGCAACAGAAGCATTTGGTTCAACAACAAGTCAAAGACTACTAAAAGTCCAATTGCCACTGGCAATGCCAACGATTATGGCGGGAATCAATCAAAGTATTATGCTCGCCTTATCAATGGTCGTTATTGCTTCAATGGTTGGTGCACCAGGTCTTGGTGCTGATGTATACCGTGCGGTAACACAGATTCAGATTGGTAAAGGCTTTGAGGCAGGGCTTTCCATCGTTGTGATTGCCATTATTCTCGACCGAATTACGCAAAATATTGGGAAAAGTAAAAAACAAGGGGGAACTGTTTAA